Proteins from a single region of Desulfolutivibrio sulfoxidireducens:
- a CDS encoding AsnC family transcriptional regulator: protein MDHIDRDILSEIQSGFPLSPRPYAAIGAKVGLTEAETLARVRALKQKGIIRRIGASFQSRKLGFSSTLCAATVPEDRLDAFVAEVNRHPGVTHNYLRAHPYNVWFTLIGPDADSMRDTLSAITRATGIGILNLPAMKLFKIKVDFSMKKPAVDPTSQPG from the coding sequence ATGGATCACATCGACCGCGACATCCTGTCCGAAATCCAGTCCGGTTTTCCCCTTAGCCCGCGCCCCTACGCCGCCATCGGCGCCAAGGTGGGGCTGACCGAGGCCGAGACCCTGGCCCGGGTCCGGGCGCTGAAGCAAAAAGGGATCATCCGGCGCATCGGGGCCAGCTTCCAGTCCCGCAAGCTCGGTTTTTCAAGCACCCTGTGCGCGGCCACCGTGCCCGAGGACCGCCTGGACGCCTTCGTGGCCGAGGTCAACCGCCACCCCGGCGTGACCCACAACTATCTGCGCGCCCATCCCTACAACGTCTGGTTCACCCTGATCGGCCCGGACGCGGACAGCATGCGGGATACGCTTTCGGCCATCACCAGGGCCACGGGCATCGGGATATTGAATCTCCCGGCAATGAAGCTCTTCAAGATCAAGGTCGATTTCTCCATGAAAAAGCCCGCTGTTGACCCCACGTCCCAACCCGGCTAG
- a CDS encoding glycosyltransferase family 4 protein: MDAAIYFHPEAYTTTGPKLMGRNAAGESFLRGYLAYAKATRFWAVIQDPAHLRAFEATARAAGRAEPVTAVTNATLGNLARPGTLYHPAPGLGEHAWRRAAYGHHAWSLCGITHTTASATAMDAIAELLTAPVAPWDALICTSSAVRENVGRVIQAQADHLAARLGIRRVVLPQLPVIPLGVHTRDFAFSGDQRQASRAALGVAPDDLVALFVGRLSFHAKAHPLAMYQALEKAAQGLPPGHGVTLVECGWHANAAIAAAFAEAAAAACPSVRVVTLDGRVPENRRTAWAGADVFCSLSDNVQETFGITPVEAMAAGLPVVVSDWDGYRDTVRHDEDGFRVPTLMPEAGLGGGLALRHALGVDTYDQYCGHLCMLTAVDTQATAQAFSRLFASPELRRRMGESGRRRAREVFDWSAIIPRYEALWAQQAELRAAKDQDGPKPPHPWPARMDPFSAFAGYPTGRLGPGTMLGPAGGDVEETLRRVAGCRKLAMVAYAEALFPTEEETRAILDRAASEPAPASELVGFAPRQRRAFLLRALPWLVKLGALTVRS; this comes from the coding sequence ATGGACGCGGCCATCTACTTCCACCCCGAGGCCTACACCACGACCGGTCCAAAGCTCATGGGCCGCAACGCCGCCGGGGAGTCCTTTCTGCGCGGCTATCTCGCCTACGCAAAGGCCACGCGGTTCTGGGCTGTGATCCAAGACCCCGCACACCTTCGGGCCTTTGAGGCCACAGCCCGCGCCGCCGGCCGGGCCGAGCCCGTCACGGCCGTGACCAACGCCACGCTTGGCAACCTGGCGCGGCCAGGGACCCTCTACCACCCCGCCCCCGGACTCGGCGAACACGCCTGGCGACGCGCCGCCTACGGGCATCACGCCTGGAGCCTGTGCGGCATCACCCACACCACGGCCTCGGCCACGGCCATGGACGCCATAGCCGAACTGCTCACGGCCCCGGTCGCGCCGTGGGACGCGCTGATCTGCACGTCCTCGGCGGTCAGGGAGAACGTGGGCCGGGTCATCCAGGCCCAGGCCGACCATCTGGCGGCCCGACTGGGCATCAGACGGGTGGTCCTGCCCCAGCTCCCGGTGATCCCCCTGGGGGTCCACACCCGGGACTTCGCCTTTTCCGGGGACCAGCGGCAGGCCTCCCGCGCGGCCCTCGGCGTCGCGCCCGACGACCTCGTGGCCCTTTTCGTGGGCCGGCTGTCGTTTCATGCCAAGGCCCACCCCCTGGCCATGTACCAGGCCCTGGAAAAGGCCGCCCAGGGCCTGCCCCCGGGACATGGGGTCACCCTCGTGGAATGCGGCTGGCATGCCAACGCGGCCATCGCCGCGGCCTTTGCCGAGGCGGCGGCGGCGGCCTGTCCGTCCGTGCGGGTCGTGACCCTGGACGGCCGCGTGCCGGAAAACCGCCGCACGGCCTGGGCCGGGGCCGACGTCTTCTGCTCCCTGTCGGACAACGTCCAGGAGACCTTCGGCATCACGCCCGTGGAGGCCATGGCCGCCGGACTGCCGGTGGTGGTCAGCGACTGGGACGGCTACCGGGACACGGTACGCCACGACGAGGATGGATTCCGCGTGCCGACGCTCATGCCCGAGGCCGGCCTGGGGGGCGGGCTGGCCCTGCGCCACGCCCTGGGGGTCGACACCTACGACCAGTACTGCGGACACCTGTGCATGCTCACGGCGGTGGATACGCAGGCCACGGCCCAGGCATTCTCCCGCCTTTTCGCCTCGCCCGAACTGCGACGGCGCATGGGCGAGTCAGGCCGCCGGCGGGCGCGCGAGGTCTTCGACTGGTCGGCGATCATCCCCCGCTACGAGGCCCTGTGGGCGCAGCAGGCCGAACTGCGGGCCGCCAAGGACCAGGACGGGCCGAAACCGCCCCACCCCTGGCCGGCGCGGATGGACCCGTTTTCCGCCTTTGCCGGGTACCCGACCGGGCGCCTGGGCCCCGGGACCATGCTCGGACCGGCGGGGGGGGACGTGGAGGAGACCCTGCGGCGGGTGGCAGGATGCCGGAAGCTGGCCATGGTCGCCTACGCAGAGGCGCTGTTCCCCACGGAAGAAGAGACACGCGCCATCCTGGACCGGGCCGCGTCAGAGCCCGCGCCGGCCTCGGAACTGGTGGGATTCGCCCCTCGGCAACGCCGGGCGTTTTTGCTGCGCGCCCTGCCGTGGCTGGTGAAGCTCGGGGCGCTCACGGTCCGGTCGTGA
- a CDS encoding diguanylate cyclase — MDMTERIRQPHPGKHVSVLLADPEELTRSVLGRALRTRFTVVLEAENGIEALALYGRHRPDMVAATLRLPGLDGAGLALTVTGTDPRVAVFLLGKPKDIVTLMSSLSLPAVRFVPTPADPDRLLDLFEDAARMVLLRRAAGESERLVRFFLDASPHPQAIFSKNGLEYVNRGLLRYMGFVSFHEFQASGLALGDFLLAGETPLTDPAGFSQAVLDDPLDREHVLCLTHPRHPDRPAHVFQAAASRLPDSERIMLTLTDITELEYEKRDLIDLATVDPLTRAFNRRKLADVLAEETTRARRYGTPLSVILLDIDHFKKVNDTHGHDAGDTVLTEMARLVMGLLRESDRLARWGGEEFFVVAPGVGLGGGVELAERLRAAVADKDFPGVPGVTASFGVAEYLPGEPVEALVKRADAALYRAKAGGRNRVQGQRLKGSPSPGVD, encoded by the coding sequence ATGGACATGACCGAGCGCATCCGCCAGCCCCACCCCGGCAAGCACGTCTCCGTGCTTCTGGCCGATCCCGAGGAGCTTACGCGCTCCGTTCTCGGACGCGCCCTGCGCACGCGTTTCACTGTGGTCCTGGAGGCCGAAAACGGCATCGAGGCCCTGGCCCTTTACGGCCGCCACAGGCCGGACATGGTGGCGGCCACGCTACGCCTGCCCGGCCTCGACGGGGCTGGCCTGGCCCTGACCGTGACCGGGACCGACCCCAGGGTTGCGGTGTTCCTTTTGGGGAAACCCAAGGATATCGTCACTCTCATGTCCTCCCTCTCCCTGCCGGCGGTGCGTTTCGTGCCCACGCCGGCCGACCCGGACCGGCTTTTGGATCTTTTCGAGGATGCGGCCCGGATGGTGCTCCTGCGCCGCGCCGCCGGGGAATCCGAACGGCTGGTGCGGTTTTTCCTGGACGCCTCGCCCCACCCCCAGGCCATTTTTTCCAAAAACGGTCTGGAATACGTCAACCGGGGGCTGTTGCGGTACATGGGCTTCGTCTCCTTCCACGAATTCCAGGCCTCGGGACTGGCCCTGGGGGATTTTTTGCTCGCCGGGGAGACCCCGCTGACCGATCCGGCCGGGTTCTCCCAGGCGGTCCTGGACGACCCCCTGGACCGGGAGCATGTCCTTTGCCTCACACATCCACGGCATCCGGACCGGCCGGCCCACGTCTTCCAGGCCGCGGCCTCACGCCTGCCGGATTCGGAGCGGATCATGCTCACCCTGACGGACATCACCGAGCTGGAATACGAGAAGCGCGACCTGATCGACCTGGCCACGGTGGACCCGCTCACCCGGGCCTTCAACCGCCGCAAGCTCGCGGACGTCCTGGCCGAGGAAACGACCCGGGCCCGGCGCTACGGCACGCCCCTGTCGGTGATCCTTTTGGACATCGATCATTTCAAAAAGGTCAACGACACCCACGGCCACGACGCCGGGGACACGGTCCTCACGGAGATGGCCCGGCTGGTCATGGGCCTTTTGCGCGAGAGCGACCGGCTGGCGAGGTGGGGGGGCGAGGAGTTTTTCGTGGTGGCCCCGGGGGTGGGGCTCGGCGGAGGCGTGGAACTGGCCGAACGGCTGCGGGCGGCCGTGGCGGACAAGGACTTTCCGGGCGTGCCCGGGGTGACCGCAAGCTTCGGGGTGGCCGAATACCTGCCGGGCGAGCCCGTGGAGGCCCTGGTGAAGCGGGCCGACGCGGCCCTGTACCGGGCCAAGGCCGGAGGGCGAAACCGGGTGCAGGGACAGCGGCTTAAGGGATCACCTTCTCCCGGCGTCGATTGA